A part of Anabas testudineus chromosome 9, fAnaTes1.2, whole genome shotgun sequence genomic DNA contains:
- the golm1 gene encoding LOW QUALITY PROTEIN: Golgi membrane protein 1 (The sequence of the model RefSeq protein was modified relative to this genomic sequence to represent the inferred CDS: deleted 1 base in 1 codon) — MGGLGNGRRGGRSPPLMIGALIACVLVLGFNYWVSSSRNLDLQTKLYELEGQVRRGVAERSETEMKRKEDQKEILRQKEQISHLESISKRQLEGAQNTCSQEKRTLQQNISSSTKTIQELNGQLNQLNDDLGKAQNELQSCHNNINTLNNKLTYEMTHCNSQALSQKELCDERVAAAKLEVQKKMEKLVPSQHVSPQENAAGGAVKEDRPVMTAADATVVSHALSLSEPKGNEQPELLTNEIIVGPDATVLSSHKDQLKVQPAPSAAAVKQDILPPPEGAVKTQDGEAETSKPLKNNLTEEKEVEVMGAHEGETQTEDPGMEGMLIGQGNADETAIGQKMDEPDEYDADEQVVGGADLEKQQQSKPAENIGVEEELADYNGDDENEGEFEADKQIELAQH, encoded by the exons ATGGGTGGGCTGGGCAATGGGCGTCGTGGCGGAAGATCACCCCCTCTAATGATTGGTGCTCTAATCGCTTGTGTCCTGGTTTTGGGTTTTAACTACTGGGTGTCTAGCTCCCGCAACCTGGACCTACAG ACTAAGCTGTATGAATTGGAGGGCCAGGTGCGACGTGGAGTGGCAGAACGAAGtgaaacagagatgaagaggaaagaggaCCAGAAAGAGATCCTGAGACAGAAGGAGCAGATCAGCCACCTAGAAAGCATCTCCAAGAGACAGCTGGAAGGGGCCCAAAACACCTGTAGTCAAGAGAAG cgcacactgcagcagaacatTTCCTCCAGCACCAAAACCATACAGGAACTCAATG GTCAGTTGAATCAATTAAATGATGACCTGGGGAAAGCT CAAAATGAGCTGCAGAGTTGCCATAACAACATCAACACCCTTAACAACAAACTCACTTatgaaat gaccCATTGTAACTCTCAAGCACTGTCCCAGAAGGAGTTGTGTGATGAGAGAGTGGCTGCAGCTAAACTTGAAGTTCAGAAGAAAATGGAGAAGCTCGTCCCTTCTCAACATGTCTCCCCACAG GAAAATGCTGCGGGTGGAGCAGTAAAAGAGGATAGACCAGTAATGACTGCGGCTGATGCAACTGTTGTGAGCCACGCTCTAAGCCTCTCTGAGCCAAAAGGAAATGAGCAGCCAGAGCTATTGACCAATGAAATCATTGTCG GTCCTGATGCCACAGTCCTGTCTTCCCACAAGGATCAACTTAAAGTACAGCctgctccctctgctgctgcagtcaaGCAGGACATTCTGCCACCACCAGAGGgagctgtgaaaacacaggaTGGTGAAGCAGAGACCAGTAAACCTTTGAAGAATAatctgacagaggagaaagaggtgGAGGTTATGGGTGCCCATGAAGGAGAAACTCAGACAGAAG ACCCTGGTATGGAAGGGATGCTGATTGGCCAGGGAAATGCAGACGAGACTGCTATTGGTCAGAAAATGGATGAGCCAGATGAGTATGATGCTGATGAACAAGTAGTGGGTGGAGCTGATTTGGAGAAGCAACAA